A region of Flavobacterium album DNA encodes the following proteins:
- the htpG gene encoding molecular chaperone HtpG — protein MTTGKINVSVENIFPLIKKFLYSDHEIFLRELVSNATDATLKLKHLTGIGEAKVEYGNPIIEVRIDKEGKKIHITDQGIGMTGEEVEKYINQVAFSGAEEFLEKYKDSAKDSGIIGHFGLGFYSAFMVAEKVEIITKSYKDEPAVHWTCDGSPEFTLEPSDKIERGSEIILHIAEDSLEFLEEGRIRELLKKYNKFMPVPIKFGTKTETLPTPEDAPEDYKAEEVEVDNIINNPNPAWTKQPADLKEEDYKEFYHELYPMQFEEPLFNIHLNVDYPFNLTGILYFPKLSSDLQVQKDKIQLYQNQVFVTDNVEGIVPEFLTMLRGVIDSPDIPLNVSRSYLQADGAVKKISNYITRKVADKLKSLFTENREDFEQKWNDIKIVLEYGMLSEPKFYEKAGAFVLYPTVDGKFFTLEELKEKLAATQTDKDGKLVVLYASNKDAQHSYIEAAQAKGYEVMLLDSPIVSHLIQKLEADNENLTFARVDADHIDKLIKKDEEQISKLSDEEKEKLKTTIEEFVPKSGYSVQLEAMDSSDAPFMITQPEFMRRMKEMSQSGGGGMFGMGKFPDMYNLVVNTNSELSSNILNTEDKTHQEALVKQALDLARLSQNLLKGEELTAFVKRSFELIK, from the coding sequence ATGACAACAGGAAAAATCAATGTTTCGGTAGAGAACATATTTCCCTTAATCAAAAAATTCCTATACAGCGACCACGAGATATTTTTGCGTGAGCTGGTATCCAATGCAACCGATGCAACCCTTAAGCTAAAGCACCTTACCGGCATCGGCGAGGCCAAAGTAGAGTACGGTAACCCGATCATTGAGGTAAGGATCGATAAGGAAGGCAAAAAGATCCATATTACCGACCAGGGTATTGGTATGACAGGCGAAGAAGTTGAGAAATACATCAACCAGGTTGCCTTTTCGGGAGCTGAAGAGTTCCTTGAAAAATATAAGGACTCTGCCAAAGATTCAGGTATCATCGGGCATTTCGGGCTTGGGTTCTATTCCGCTTTTATGGTAGCCGAAAAAGTAGAGATCATCACTAAGTCTTACAAAGATGAGCCAGCAGTACACTGGACGTGCGATGGCAGCCCTGAATTTACACTTGAGCCATCAGACAAGATTGAGAGGGGATCTGAAATTATCCTGCACATAGCCGAAGATTCGCTGGAGTTCCTTGAAGAAGGCCGTATCCGCGAATTGCTGAAAAAATACAATAAGTTTATGCCGGTGCCTATTAAATTCGGCACCAAAACAGAAACGCTTCCAACCCCGGAAGATGCTCCTGAAGATTATAAAGCCGAAGAGGTTGAGGTAGATAACATCATCAATAATCCTAACCCGGCCTGGACAAAACAGCCTGCCGACCTTAAGGAAGAAGATTATAAAGAGTTTTACCACGAGCTGTACCCGATGCAGTTCGAGGAGCCGCTGTTCAACATCCACCTGAATGTGGATTATCCGTTCAACCTGACCGGTATCCTGTATTTCCCTAAACTGTCATCTGACCTTCAGGTGCAGAAAGATAAGATACAGCTGTACCAGAACCAGGTATTTGTTACCGATAATGTAGAGGGTATCGTGCCGGAATTCCTTACCATGCTTCGCGGTGTGATCGACAGCCCGGATATCCCGCTGAACGTATCGCGTTCGTACTTACAGGCCGATGGCGCAGTGAAGAAAATATCCAACTACATTACCCGTAAGGTTGCCGATAAATTGAAATCATTGTTTACAGAAAACCGTGAGGATTTCGAGCAAAAATGGAACGACATCAAGATCGTGCTGGAATACGGTATGCTGAGCGAGCCGAAATTCTACGAAAAAGCAGGCGCATTCGTATTGTACCCAACGGTTGATGGCAAATTCTTCACGCTTGAGGAATTGAAAGAAAAACTGGCAGCAACGCAAACCGACAAAGACGGCAAGCTGGTAGTGCTTTATGCATCCAACAAAGATGCGCAGCACAGCTATATCGAGGCAGCACAGGCCAAAGGCTATGAGGTAATGCTATTGGATTCGCCTATCGTATCGCACCTTATCCAGAAGCTTGAAGCCGATAACGAGAACCTTACGTTCGCCCGTGTGGATGCCGACCATATCGATAAGCTTATCAAAAAAGACGAAGAGCAGATATCGAAGCTTAGTGATGAGGAAAAAGAAAAGCTGAAAACCACGATCGAGGAATTTGTGCCGAAATCGGGCTACTCCGTACAGCTTGAGGCGATGGACAGCAGTGATGCACCGTTCATGATCACACAGCCGGAATTCATGCGCCGTATGAAGGAAATGAGCCAGAGCGGCGGTGGCGGTATGTTCGGGATGGGCAAATTCCCGGACATGTACAACCTTGTAGTGAACACCAATAGCGAATTGTCGTCCAACATCCTCAACACTGAAGATAAAACCCACCAGGAAGCGTTGGTAAAACAGGCGCTCGACTTGGCCAGGTTAAGCCAAAACCTATTGAAGGGAGAAGAGCTTACAGCTTTTGTAAAAAGAAGCTTTGAACTGATAAAGTAA
- a CDS encoding type I phosphomannose isomerase catalytic subunit has translation MSMEMYPLIFEPILKDRIWGGTKLETDLGKTNLPTKTTGESWELSAVNGDVSVVKDGAYAGKPLTELLEKYPAEILGTKVHEQFGTQFPLLFKFLDAREDLSIQVHPNDELAKKRHNSFGKTEMWYVMQADEGSRIIVGFKHKSNPEEYLKHLEDKNLIEILNEVPAEKGQTFFLETGTIHAIGAGIVIAEIQQTSDITYRIYDWDRVDANGKGRELHVDLALDAMNYNTTDTQKNYTQEPNQSNVMVDCPYFTTSYLPLDGSAGKSGNGESFTVYICTDGAFSVELDGKKYDFKKGDTVLIPAAMQSYLLNGKATLLEISIS, from the coding sequence ATGAGCATGGAAATGTATCCATTGATTTTTGAACCGATACTGAAAGACAGGATTTGGGGCGGTACCAAGCTGGAAACCGACCTTGGAAAAACCAACCTGCCTACAAAAACCACCGGCGAAAGCTGGGAGCTTTCTGCGGTTAATGGCGACGTTAGCGTTGTGAAAGATGGCGCTTATGCCGGAAAGCCGCTTACAGAATTATTGGAGAAGTACCCCGCGGAAATATTAGGGACTAAAGTGCATGAGCAATTTGGTACACAGTTTCCGCTGCTCTTCAAATTCCTCGATGCGAGGGAAGACCTTTCCATCCAGGTACACCCAAATGATGAGCTGGCCAAAAAACGCCACAACTCCTTCGGGAAAACCGAAATGTGGTATGTGATGCAGGCCGATGAGGGTTCGCGCATCATTGTTGGCTTTAAGCACAAATCCAATCCGGAGGAATACCTGAAGCATTTAGAAGATAAGAACCTTATCGAAATACTGAATGAGGTGCCCGCCGAAAAAGGGCAAACCTTCTTTCTGGAAACAGGGACGATACATGCCATAGGAGCAGGGATCGTAATCGCAGAGATACAGCAGACAAGCGACATTACCTACCGTATTTACGATTGGGACAGGGTAGATGCCAATGGCAAAGGACGCGAGCTCCACGTTGACCTCGCGCTGGATGCCATGAATTATAATACAACCGACACCCAAAAGAACTACACACAGGAGCCGAACCAAAGCAATGTGATGGTAGACTGCCCTTATTTTACCACAAGCTACCTTCCGCTGGATGGCAGTGCCGGCAAGAGCGGCAACGGTGAGAGCTTTACGGTATATATCTGTACCGATGGGGCATTTTCGGTAGAACTCGATGGGAAAAAATACGACTTCAAAAAAGGCGATACCGTGCTTATTCCTGCAGCAATGCAATCCTATCTCTTAAATGGGAAGGCCACTCTTTTGGAAATAAGTATTTCTTAA
- a CDS encoding DUF2721 domain-containing protein, whose amino-acid sequence MTLPIETPALLFSATSLILLAYTNRFLTIATIVRGLKSSYEQNRNKSILVEIKNLNLRLTLIRHMQMYGVLSLFFSVFAMALLFGGIMDWGAYIFGLSLLLLLTSLAVSFWEISISVKALRVHLSDLLDEAEKNK is encoded by the coding sequence ATGACCCTCCCCATAGAAACCCCAGCACTGTTATTCTCAGCTACATCACTCATATTGCTTGCTTACACTAACCGGTTCCTGACCATTGCGACTATCGTTCGCGGACTTAAATCAAGCTATGAGCAAAACCGTAATAAAAGTATTTTGGTGGAGATAAAAAACCTAAATCTGCGCCTTACGCTTATCCGCCACATGCAGATGTATGGTGTGCTGAGCCTGTTCTTCTCGGTTTTTGCCATGGCGTTGCTCTTTGGAGGGATCATGGACTGGGGCGCCTACATATTCGGGCTAAGCCTTTTGCTGCTCCTCACTTCGCTGGCGGTTTCTTTCTGGGAAATCAGCATTTCGGTGAAAGCGCTCCGGGTACATTTAAGCGACCTTTTGGACGAAGCAGAAAAAAATAAATAA
- a CDS encoding 6-pyruvoyl trahydropterin synthase family protein, with the protein MKVTVSRNAHFNAAHRLYRKDWDDAQNEAVFGKCNNHNFHGHNYELTVSVTGEIDPQTGYVMDMKILKDIIADEVETPFDHKNLNLDVPEFADLNPTAENIAVVIWNRIRKRIEPAMALEVVLYETPRNFVTYKGE; encoded by the coding sequence ATGAAAGTCACCGTTAGCCGAAATGCCCATTTCAATGCCGCACACCGCCTGTACCGAAAGGATTGGGACGATGCGCAGAACGAGGCTGTTTTCGGGAAATGCAACAACCACAACTTCCACGGGCACAACTATGAGCTTACCGTGAGCGTTACAGGCGAGATCGACCCGCAGACCGGTTATGTGATGGATATGAAAATACTGAAGGATATTATTGCTGATGAGGTGGAAACGCCTTTCGACCATAAGAACCTCAACCTTGATGTGCCAGAGTTTGCCGACCTGAATCCCACCGCCGAGAACATTGCAGTGGTGATATGGAACAGGATAAGGAAGCGCATCGAACCTGCTATGGCACTGGAAGTGGTGCTGTATGAAACCCCAAGAAATTTTGTAACCTATAAAGGAGAATAA
- a CDS encoding DUF4369 domain-containing protein: protein MKRFALILSAFVLLTACKKEAHGDANLHITGNIKGLSQGKLYIQKIVDTSLVAIDTIVIDGKKGFESHLKIDSPQMLYLFLDRGQTNSVDNNLPFFAEPGNMTIESSNEEFFARAKITGSKNQKIYEDYVTIKNRFNNDNLDLVKKNLEATRSGNVKQLDSVMAKSDQLLKRRYLYTVNFALKNADHEVGPYIALSEIYDANIKYLDTIRKSMSPKVAQSHYGKMLTKFVADRKKAETTE, encoded by the coding sequence ATGAAAAGATTTGCCCTTATACTTTCTGCCTTTGTTTTGCTTACTGCCTGTAAAAAAGAAGCCCATGGAGATGCCAACCTCCACATTACCGGCAACATAAAAGGATTAAGCCAGGGTAAATTATACATCCAAAAAATAGTAGATACTTCCCTCGTTGCCATAGATACCATTGTAATTGACGGCAAAAAAGGCTTTGAAAGCCACCTGAAAATCGATTCTCCACAGATGCTTTACCTTTTTCTTGACAGGGGGCAAACGAACTCTGTAGATAATAACCTTCCTTTCTTTGCCGAGCCCGGCAACATGACGATAGAAAGCAGCAACGAAGAATTCTTTGCAAGGGCAAAGATCACCGGGTCTAAGAACCAAAAGATCTATGAAGATTATGTTACTATTAAAAACCGTTTCAACAATGATAACCTCGACCTGGTTAAGAAGAACCTTGAGGCTACAAGAAGCGGCAATGTAAAGCAGCTTGACAGCGTAATGGCAAAATCCGACCAGCTCCTGAAGCGCAGGTACCTTTACACCGTAAACTTTGCACTTAAGAATGCCGACCATGAAGTAGGCCCTTACATCGCGCTTTCCGAAATATATGATGCCAACATAAAATACCTTGATACCATCCGCAAAAGCATGTCGCCAAAGGTAGCCCAATCGCATTACGGGAAAATGCTGACCAAATTTGTGGCCGACAGGAAGAAGGCGGAGACTACAGAGTAA
- a CDS encoding lipocalin family protein: MKKFLFLSMFVLALASCGSLDTKSQSGLKGNWTITSVTYPSSDYIKVTSFDIADSKCFEGSTWNFVSMSNKGTMSLTKAGCPAFSSPIVWTITKDGTFTLKITEGEKAKRVTEGYFLKVRNQTESSFELVDNVSVGGKNTEVVYQFSKM; this comes from the coding sequence ATGAAAAAATTTCTTTTTTTAAGCATGTTTGTGCTGGCACTGGCATCATGCGGCTCGCTTGATACCAAATCCCAATCGGGCCTTAAAGGCAACTGGACCATTACCAGTGTTACCTATCCAAGCTCGGATTATATTAAGGTGACGTCGTTTGACATTGCCGACTCAAAATGCTTTGAGGGCAGCACATGGAACTTTGTGTCCATGAGCAACAAAGGTACTATGAGCCTTACAAAAGCAGGATGCCCGGCCTTTAGCAGCCCTATTGTATGGACAATAACTAAAGACGGTACATTTACCCTTAAGATTACCGAAGGCGAAAAAGCCAAAAGGGTTACCGAGGGCTATTTCCTTAAAGTAAGGAATCAAACCGAGAGTTCGTTCGAGCTTGTGGACAATGTGAGCGTAGGCGGTAAGAATACAGAAGTGGTGTACCAGTTCTCTAAAATGTAA
- a CDS encoding OmpA family protein has translation MKTMKIYALAAAFMLSIGFTSCEAVKNTNNTQKGVAIGAASGAVIGGVLGNNVGKGGNTALGAIIGGVVGGAAGGLIGNRMDKQAQKIDQALPGAEVERVGEGIKITLGENSVNFDLNKSTLTPTAKANLDRLVPVFNEYPDTNIQIFGYTDSTGADDYNLKLSEQRALSVKQYLSTKGISSSRITTIGRGEADPIADNATKDGQGKNRRVEFAITANEKMVNDAKKEAGQ, from the coding sequence ATGAAAACAATGAAAATCTATGCTTTGGCAGCTGCTTTTATGCTAAGCATTGGCTTTACTTCGTGTGAGGCAGTTAAAAACACAAACAATACACAAAAAGGTGTAGCAATAGGCGCAGCATCGGGCGCGGTTATAGGCGGTGTGCTTGGTAATAACGTAGGCAAAGGCGGAAATACTGCCCTAGGCGCCATCATTGGTGGTGTAGTAGGCGGTGCAGCCGGTGGCCTTATAGGAAACAGGATGGACAAGCAAGCCCAGAAAATAGACCAGGCGCTTCCTGGTGCTGAGGTTGAAAGGGTGGGCGAAGGTATTAAGATCACACTTGGTGAAAACTCTGTGAATTTTGACCTGAACAAATCTACACTTACACCTACAGCCAAAGCCAACCTTGACAGGCTGGTACCTGTATTCAATGAATATCCGGATACCAATATCCAGATATTCGGGTATACCGACAGTACCGGTGCAGACGATTATAACCTGAAACTTTCTGAACAAAGGGCGCTTTCCGTAAAACAATATTTGTCAACCAAAGGCATCAGCTCTTCAAGGATAACAACTATCGGACGCGGTGAAGCCGACCCTATTGCCGACAATGCTACCAAAGACGGACAGGGAAAAAACAGGCGCGTTGAATTTGCCATTACAGCAAACGAAAAAATGGTTAATGATGCCAAAAAAGAGGCAGGCCAGTAA
- a CDS encoding DUF1501 domain-containing protein — MNRRNFFKLTGTFSGGVLLLPDFLYSFATQENLSAGDSCLVFIQLNGGNDGLNTFVPYQDDLYYHYRPNIALSKNEVLNVGGGMAFHPSLKSFAAIQQQGHLSVIQNVGYPEPDHSHFRSQEIWQTASDANKHLTEGWLGRFLDAHYKEHHPTAAINADSIDNLALRGIEPNTLTVTYRNDLKSKSEEKSIKLSDNPQLDFVRKIAGSIAGGSDAIQTALKKAAPSDVAYPKTELARNMEWIAKLVKGGLNSKVYYTSLNGFDTHHAQLEGQASKLAVVNDAVFAFYNDLKHAKKLDEVTLVIFSEFGRRVADNGKGTDHGTAAPMFVIGGKNKGKILGSNPNLKDLDNGDLRYETDFRSVYASLLKDKFSFDPSQIGIKNPALKGLF, encoded by the coding sequence ATGAACAGGAGGAATTTTTTCAAACTGACAGGGACATTTAGCGGAGGCGTACTTTTGCTTCCCGATTTCCTGTATTCATTCGCCACGCAGGAAAACCTTAGCGCTGGTGACAGCTGCCTGGTGTTTATCCAGCTTAACGGCGGCAATGACGGGCTTAACACATTTGTTCCCTACCAGGACGACCTGTATTACCACTACAGGCCCAATATTGCACTTTCCAAAAACGAGGTGCTGAATGTCGGTGGCGGTATGGCGTTTCACCCGTCACTGAAAAGCTTTGCGGCCATACAGCAGCAGGGACATTTGTCGGTAATCCAAAATGTGGGCTACCCCGAGCCCGACCATTCCCACTTCAGGAGCCAGGAAATATGGCAGACCGCTTCGGATGCTAACAAGCACCTTACCGAAGGCTGGCTGGGGCGGTTTCTCGATGCCCACTATAAAGAACACCATCCTACAGCAGCCATAAATGCAGACAGCATAGACAATCTTGCATTAAGGGGAATTGAGCCAAACACGCTTACAGTTACCTACCGCAACGACCTGAAGTCGAAAAGCGAGGAGAAAAGCATTAAGCTGTCTGATAACCCACAGCTTGATTTTGTCCGGAAGATCGCAGGGTCTATTGCCGGAGGGTCGGATGCGATACAGACCGCTTTGAAAAAAGCCGCACCATCCGATGTGGCCTATCCGAAAACAGAACTTGCAAGAAATATGGAATGGATAGCCAAGCTGGTAAAAGGCGGGCTCAATTCCAAAGTATACTATACATCACTGAATGGCTTTGATACCCACCATGCCCAGCTGGAAGGGCAGGCCTCTAAACTCGCGGTAGTGAACGATGCGGTTTTTGCCTTCTATAACGACCTTAAGCATGCTAAAAAGCTCGATGAGGTAACATTGGTCATATTTTCAGAATTCGGCAGGCGCGTGGCAGACAACGGTAAAGGCACCGACCACGGTACAGCCGCCCCAATGTTCGTCATTGGCGGGAAGAACAAAGGCAAGATACTCGGCAGCAACCCCAACCTTAAAGACCTTGACAACGGCGACTTGAGGTATGAAACCGATTTCCGTAGTGTGTATGCCAGCCTTTTAAAAGATAAATTCAGTTTTGACCCTTCGCAGATAGGTATAAAGAACCCGGCACTGAAAGGGTTGTTTTAA
- a CDS encoding DUF1800 family protein, whose translation MDTQTLWSLRLGFNGRHAAKIKNDGIKHFVEQSFAQKPDKTVPAFIANLPKTPDEIKTAGKKLKGNAEAGKKARLEETRVNLELKAWWIDKMRKDEFPLLEKMVLFWHNHFVATFGKIRVNYWVYTHNMVLRENAFGNFRELTKKVLYTNMMIKYLDNSSNIKGKYNENLSRELLELFTIGIGNYTEQDIKNGAMGLAGLTIGDTKAAYRPASENNEPFEYFGKKGNFKADEMVDIIFQQKNAPYHITEKVLKWFIYDNPPQNLVKYYGDYLREQDYEIKPFLLKIFTEEFDKPTAGSKIKDPLVFVLQLLDELDIKEIDSKMVAQFAKGQGMDLFNQPNVKGWNGGTYWLATQIYLQRQNVADLLCKNTIIDKRLLSVFGLDAGAAPKKFNIKLDWDKKGDNKQIIAGLKNRLLFQVDPSLQDDFETMLRYDFNPNAEGAENGVLRLFNFMVKTPEFQLI comes from the coding sequence ATGGATACTCAGACACTCTGGTCACTACGCCTCGGATTCAACGGCAGGCATGCTGCCAAAATAAAGAACGACGGTATAAAGCATTTTGTGGAGCAGTCCTTTGCCCAAAAGCCGGATAAGACAGTCCCTGCTTTCATTGCAAATCTGCCTAAAACCCCGGACGAGATCAAGACCGCCGGAAAGAAATTGAAGGGGAATGCTGAGGCAGGAAAAAAAGCCCGCCTGGAGGAAACGCGGGTCAATCTGGAACTCAAAGCCTGGTGGATAGATAAAATGCGGAAGGATGAATTTCCGTTGCTTGAAAAAATGGTGCTTTTCTGGCACAATCATTTTGTAGCCACTTTTGGCAAGATACGGGTGAATTACTGGGTGTACACACACAATATGGTATTACGGGAAAATGCTTTCGGGAACTTCCGGGAACTTACTAAAAAAGTGCTATATACCAACATGATGATCAAGTACCTTGACAACAGCAGCAACATTAAAGGTAAATACAATGAGAACCTTAGCCGCGAGCTGCTGGAGTTGTTTACCATCGGGATAGGTAATTACACCGAACAGGATATTAAGAACGGGGCAATGGGACTTGCCGGCCTCACGATAGGGGACACGAAGGCAGCTTACCGTCCTGCGTCTGAAAATAATGAGCCCTTTGAATATTTTGGAAAAAAAGGGAACTTTAAGGCAGATGAAATGGTTGACATTATCTTCCAACAAAAAAATGCCCCGTACCATATCACGGAAAAAGTACTGAAGTGGTTCATTTACGATAATCCGCCCCAAAACCTTGTAAAATATTATGGCGATTACCTCAGGGAACAGGATTATGAGATAAAGCCTTTCCTGCTGAAGATATTCACAGAGGAATTTGATAAGCCAACAGCCGGCTCAAAAATAAAAGACCCCTTGGTATTCGTTTTACAACTTCTCGATGAGCTGGATATTAAAGAAATAGACAGCAAAATGGTCGCACAGTTTGCTAAAGGGCAGGGGATGGACCTTTTTAACCAGCCTAATGTAAAAGGCTGGAATGGCGGGACCTACTGGCTTGCCACCCAGATCTACCTTCAGCGCCAGAATGTTGCCGACCTGCTTTGCAAAAATACTATTATAGACAAAAGGCTGCTTAGCGTTTTTGGGCTGGACGCAGGTGCAGCGCCTAAAAAATTCAATATAAAGCTGGACTGGGACAAAAAGGGCGATAATAAGCAAATAATAGCCGGACTGAAGAACAGGCTGCTTTTCCAGGTGGATCCAAGCCTCCAGGATGATTTTGAAACCATGCTGAGGTACGATTTTAATCCCAATGCGGAAGGCGCCGAGAACGGGGTGCTTCGTTTGTTCAACTTTATGGTAAAGACACCGGAATTCCAATTAATATAA
- the idi gene encoding isopentenyl-diphosphate Delta-isomerase codes for MEEEKVILVNENDEQIGLMPKMEAHEKAVLHRAFSVFVLNDKNEIMLQQRAAQKYHSPLLWTNTTCSHQREGESNIGAGTRRLREEMGFTTELKELFSFIYKAPFDNGLTEHELDHVMIGYYNDAPQINREEAESWKWMGIDAVKEDMQVHPEQYTVWFRIIFDEFYHYLEEHKI; via the coding sequence ATGGAAGAAGAAAAAGTAATACTGGTAAACGAGAACGACGAGCAGATAGGCCTGATGCCGAAAATGGAGGCTCATGAAAAAGCGGTACTGCACCGGGCGTTCTCTGTTTTTGTGCTCAACGACAAGAATGAGATCATGCTCCAGCAACGTGCGGCGCAAAAATACCATTCGCCATTGTTATGGACCAATACCACCTGCAGCCACCAGCGCGAAGGCGAGAGCAACATCGGGGCCGGTACCCGCAGGCTGCGCGAGGAGATGGGTTTTACCACTGAGCTAAAGGAACTTTTCTCTTTCATTTACAAAGCGCCATTTGATAACGGCCTTACCGAGCACGAACTCGACCATGTGATGATTGGCTACTATAACGATGCCCCGCAAATCAACAGGGAGGAAGCCGAAAGCTGGAAATGGATGGGCATTGATGCCGTAAAGGAAGACATGCAGGTCCATCCGGAGCAGTATACCGTATGGTTCAGGATCATTTTTGATGAGTTTTATCATTATCTGGAAGAACACAAGATATAG
- a CDS encoding murein L,D-transpeptidase catalytic domain-containing protein, with translation MTRFISILFFGLISCINATETEPAKDYTSKHTEALAYCKKQKFNEDYYFLIDMSVHSGRNRFYVYDFKQKKITDSNLVTHGSCDMLADNDEKYDKVKFSNVDGSHCTSSGKYKIGKRDYSSWGIKIKYWLKGLEKTNSNAEARVVVLHSWTAVPDTEVYPHYAPLSWGCPAVSDNFMKKLDAKLQKTEKPVLLWIID, from the coding sequence ATGACCCGATTTATTTCCATCCTGTTCTTCGGGCTGATCAGCTGCATCAACGCCACAGAGACCGAGCCCGCAAAAGACTATACTTCAAAGCATACCGAAGCGCTGGCTTACTGCAAGAAGCAAAAATTCAATGAAGATTATTACTTCCTGATCGACATGAGCGTGCACTCGGGCAGGAACCGCTTTTATGTGTACGACTTTAAGCAGAAAAAGATAACCGACAGCAACCTCGTGACCCACGGTAGCTGCGACATGCTTGCCGATAATGACGAGAAATACGACAAAGTGAAATTCAGCAATGTTGACGGAAGCCATTGCACTTCATCCGGCAAGTATAAAATAGGCAAGCGCGACTATAGCTCGTGGGGCATCAAGATAAAATACTGGCTCAAGGGGCTGGAAAAAACAAACAGCAATGCCGAGGCGCGGGTTGTGGTGCTACACTCGTGGACAGCAGTTCCCGACACGGAAGTCTATCCGCACTATGCGCCTTTAAGCTGGGGTTGCCCCGCAGTGTCGGATAACTTCATGAAAAAACTTGACGCAAAGCTCCAGAAAACAGAAAAGCCTGTTTTACTTTGGATTATTGACTGA